A genomic stretch from Sphingobacterium sp. ML3W includes:
- a CDS encoding RagB/SusD family nutrient uptake outer membrane protein, producing MKTTIKLYIAIFFTACFTSCADYLDVKPLDSFTGEAIFSDVSLTEAYVNKRYTELRDGFGNFGLRYISDEAYHNFNSGNPYLYNRGEVTADQFGDHSTWNAYYEGIKNCNIFFDNIAQLKADKAKVDRLIGEMTFLRAFFYADLVARFGGVPLITKTFDLNSDMMVPRNTYDECIDFIVKELDKAADLLPLSYEGKDFGRATKGAALALKSRVTLYAASVYWNPSNDKSKWQKAADAAKAVLDLNQYQLDPNYKQLFTSNKSKEIIFMKQFNTEFGHSFDWTDSPNGFTGWSRTCVLQDMVDAYEMEDGSIPSAQQYVDGKPWEGREPRFYASVVCDGQQFRGREIEFYVSSTGNRANSGKDSEFGIDDWNASKTHYTIRKFMDESLRNPWNDKSAQPWIYMRLGEIYLNYAESQYQLGNEEAARTYINKIRERARGGKAGILPAITSTGAALLGKIQQERRIELAFEDHRFFDVRRWKIAEQTENKPARKITIVRDDQTKKKNYKIELLQERKFFPQHYLLPIPRSEIQRNALLKQNPSYD from the coding sequence ATGAAAACAACGATAAAACTATATATAGCAATTTTTTTTACAGCTTGTTTTACATCATGCGCTGATTATCTAGATGTCAAGCCTTTGGATTCTTTTACCGGAGAGGCTATATTTTCGGATGTCAGTTTAACGGAAGCTTATGTGAACAAGCGATATACGGAACTACGGGATGGGTTTGGAAATTTCGGTTTACGTTACATTTCCGATGAGGCATATCACAACTTCAACTCGGGTAATCCTTACTTATACAATCGGGGCGAGGTAACAGCAGATCAATTTGGTGATCACTCGACCTGGAACGCGTATTATGAAGGAATCAAGAACTGTAATATTTTCTTTGATAATATTGCTCAGCTCAAAGCAGACAAAGCGAAGGTAGATCGGTTGATTGGGGAGATGACTTTTCTGAGAGCATTTTTTTATGCGGATCTCGTTGCACGATTTGGCGGTGTCCCTCTGATTACAAAAACCTTCGATCTGAACAGTGATATGATGGTGCCCCGGAATACCTATGACGAATGTATCGATTTTATTGTAAAAGAATTAGATAAAGCAGCAGACTTACTTCCCCTCAGTTATGAGGGAAAGGATTTTGGTCGCGCGACTAAGGGAGCTGCATTGGCACTGAAGTCACGGGTAACATTATATGCCGCTAGCGTTTACTGGAACCCATCTAATGATAAGTCCAAATGGCAAAAAGCTGCGGATGCAGCGAAGGCTGTGCTGGATCTCAATCAATACCAGCTCGATCCGAATTACAAACAGCTTTTTACGAGCAACAAGAGCAAAGAGATTATTTTCATGAAGCAGTTCAATACGGAATTTGGGCACTCCTTCGACTGGACTGATTCTCCGAACGGTTTTACAGGCTGGTCAAGAACCTGTGTACTCCAAGACATGGTGGATGCTTATGAGATGGAGGACGGTTCAATACCTTCAGCACAACAGTACGTGGATGGTAAACCCTGGGAAGGGCGTGAGCCTCGATTCTATGCTTCTGTTGTCTGCGATGGTCAGCAATTTAGAGGAAGAGAGATTGAGTTCTATGTATCTTCTACCGGAAACAGAGCCAATAGTGGTAAAGACAGCGAATTCGGTATTGATGATTGGAATGCTTCAAAGACCCATTACACGATCCGCAAGTTTATGGACGAAAGTTTGCGCAATCCTTGGAACGATAAAAGCGCACAACCTTGGATTTACATGCGTCTGGGTGAGATTTACCTAAATTATGCGGAAAGCCAATATCAGTTGGGGAACGAGGAGGCCGCCCGTACTTACATCAATAAGATTAGAGAGCGGGCACGCGGAGGGAAGGCTGGTATACTTCCTGCTATTACAAGCACCGGGGCAGCACTTTTGGGAAAAATACAACAGGAACGCCGCATAGAACTTGCTTTTGAAGATCATCGTTTTTTTGATGTAAGACGTTGGAAAATCGCTGAACAGACCGAAAACAAACCAGCACGAAAAATCACGATTGTGCGGGATGACCAAACGAAAAAGAAAAATTATAAAATCGAGCTGTTGCAGGAACGGAAGTTCTTTCCACAGCATTATCTGCTTCCGATTCCGCGCAGTGAGATTCAACGAAATGCACTGTTGAAACAGAATCCAAGTTACGACTAA
- a CDS encoding TonB-dependent receptor: protein MKKKSHVLYHVPISYYLKWLLMAKFLIIFLFACVATGLAKESKAQKTVSLRFEEVRLKNLLTSIEEQTKINFIYNDNSIHDIKVKRVDVRNKKWTDLLLPILAKESLEMDIVSENRIIIRSMTRSQDKIASGTIKDSHGKPLAGVSVKVKGTDKMTQSNSDGQFSLVVDNENNILLFSYLGYLTQELPYQRQGMSVVLQEDLAQLEEVVVIGYGTQKKATLTGSVSQVSGSELQRSPAPNLSNSLAGRMPGVVANNRSGQPGSDNSEIFIRGKGSLGDNSPLYVIDGVANRGGIERLNPSDIETISVLKDASAAIYGAQAANGVILVTTKRGNGDKPTISYDGSYGLSEHTRTPKLMDSYQFMVYDDEINAHFGRVEKYKDIKGKYLDGSIDPLLYANTDWMKAVFKSAPQTQHSLSLRGGDEKVRYYVSGGYLYQKPGFKNTDLNFRTVQFRSNLDAKITKDLSVLIEVATRQENRNNSNYDMGTFFWEAFHAYPFLPDYYPNGLPGPGLSWGNNLTILAAGKTGYQHIKDNFINTKAGFDLKTPWLLDGLSFSGYAAFDSRYRHEKKLNNMWDAYRYNPATKEYDNIRETTGDVNINLSERNDNDRIETWNFKIGYDKKFDAHSINAFLAYEQSKNRGDWFSAYRRDFLSDAVDYLFAGSDNQKNNDGKATISARQNYFGRVSYGFKDKYLADFTLRRDGSQNFSSDARWGWFPGVSAGWRISQEDFFKENVPFINELKIKASWGKLGNDRVSPFQYISTYVLGDGAMFGVDPKRGKGFTVGRLANPNITWEKVDTKNIGFESVFFKNTLTFDLQYFYSMRTDILTPKQASVPKYTGLTLPDQNIGEISNRGIESSLLYRNKVDDFSYSIGGNFTFVRNKIHFFDEAQNTPEWQRRTNHSIDSWLVYKTDGIYQNQAEIDASPHLLNTKPGDIKYVDVDDDKKITSNDMVRIYESPIPEITYGITMGTKWKNFDLNILWSGQGRAKQIIKPGSYNRDVTYFENRWTSEAETPNALYPRAFDRDDTFNSMNSTFWLKNASFLRLKNVELAYSLSPAMLEKIKMKNLRVFISGFNLFSIDQIKIQDPEGIQAGGMYYPQQRIYSVGMNLSF from the coding sequence ATGAAAAAAAAATCACATGTACTTTATCATGTGCCTATCTCGTATTACCTAAAATGGTTGTTAATGGCCAAATTTTTAATCATTTTCTTATTCGCATGTGTTGCAACTGGTCTAGCGAAAGAATCTAAAGCGCAGAAAACGGTTTCTTTACGATTTGAAGAGGTTCGGCTCAAAAATCTCTTGACTTCAATCGAGGAGCAAACCAAGATTAATTTCATCTATAACGATAATAGTATTCATGATATTAAAGTAAAGCGTGTTGATGTACGCAATAAAAAATGGACTGATCTATTGTTGCCAATCTTAGCGAAGGAATCTTTGGAGATGGATATAGTAAGTGAAAATCGTATTATCATCCGTTCGATGACCAGATCGCAGGATAAAATAGCATCGGGTACAATCAAAGATAGCCATGGAAAACCGTTGGCTGGGGTATCGGTGAAAGTAAAAGGAACAGACAAGATGACACAGTCCAATAGTGATGGACAATTCTCACTTGTGGTCGATAACGAAAACAACATACTGTTGTTTTCCTACCTGGGTTATCTCACGCAGGAGCTTCCTTATCAACGACAAGGGATGTCAGTGGTGTTACAGGAAGATCTCGCCCAACTGGAAGAAGTTGTTGTCATTGGATACGGAACCCAGAAGAAAGCAACGTTGACGGGTTCGGTCAGTCAGGTTTCCGGGAGCGAGCTGCAACGGTCGCCAGCACCTAACTTGTCCAATTCCCTTGCCGGGAGAATGCCGGGTGTAGTGGCCAACAATCGTTCAGGTCAGCCCGGGAGCGATAATTCTGAAATATTTATTCGCGGTAAAGGTTCCTTGGGAGACAATAGTCCATTGTATGTGATCGACGGGGTTGCCAACCGTGGTGGCATCGAGCGATTGAATCCGAGCGATATCGAAACTATTTCCGTATTAAAGGATGCTTCTGCTGCAATCTATGGTGCACAGGCTGCTAATGGTGTGATTTTGGTGACGACCAAACGTGGAAACGGTGATAAACCAACGATTTCTTACGATGGAAGTTATGGGCTCTCCGAGCATACACGTACACCTAAGTTGATGGATTCTTATCAGTTTATGGTATATGATGATGAAATCAATGCTCATTTTGGTCGAGTTGAAAAGTATAAGGATATTAAAGGAAAGTATTTGGATGGAAGTATCGATCCACTGCTATATGCAAATACAGACTGGATGAAGGCGGTATTTAAATCAGCCCCGCAAACACAGCATTCGCTCTCGTTGCGCGGTGGTGATGAAAAGGTACGTTATTATGTATCGGGTGGATACTTATATCAGAAACCAGGCTTTAAAAATACTGACCTGAATTTCAGAACGGTGCAGTTTCGCTCCAACCTCGATGCAAAGATCACCAAAGATCTGTCGGTATTGATTGAGGTCGCTACAAGACAGGAAAATCGCAACAATTCCAATTATGATATGGGGACCTTCTTTTGGGAAGCGTTCCATGCTTATCCGTTCTTACCAGATTACTATCCCAACGGGCTACCAGGCCCGGGACTTTCCTGGGGTAATAACCTGACAATCCTCGCTGCAGGGAAAACAGGTTATCAGCATATAAAAGATAATTTTATAAATACAAAAGCTGGCTTCGACCTCAAAACTCCTTGGTTGTTGGATGGATTAAGTTTTTCAGGATATGCCGCATTTGATTCGAGATATCGGCATGAAAAGAAGCTCAACAATATGTGGGATGCCTATCGTTATAATCCCGCAACCAAAGAATATGACAATATTCGGGAAACAACAGGTGATGTTAATATAAACCTTTCGGAGAGAAACGATAACGATCGCATCGAAACCTGGAATTTTAAAATTGGCTATGATAAGAAATTTGATGCGCATAGTATTAATGCCTTTCTTGCGTATGAGCAAAGCAAGAACAGAGGAGATTGGTTTTCAGCTTATCGCCGTGATTTCTTAAGTGATGCCGTAGATTATCTTTTCGCAGGAAGTGATAATCAAAAAAATAACGATGGGAAGGCAACAATCTCAGCTCGCCAGAATTACTTTGGCCGGGTAAGTTATGGATTTAAAGATAAGTATCTCGCCGATTTCACGTTGAGGAGAGATGGTTCGCAAAACTTCAGCAGCGATGCACGTTGGGGTTGGTTTCCCGGTGTCTCAGCAGGTTGGCGTATCTCCCAGGAAGATTTTTTTAAAGAAAATGTTCCTTTCATTAATGAATTGAAGATTAAAGCTTCTTGGGGTAAATTGGGAAATGATCGCGTAAGTCCTTTTCAGTATATCAGTACCTATGTACTCGGGGATGGAGCGATGTTTGGTGTTGACCCTAAAAGAGGGAAAGGTTTTACGGTAGGAAGATTGGCCAACCCTAATATTACCTGGGAAAAAGTGGATACGAAAAATATAGGTTTTGAGTCTGTTTTCTTTAAAAACACGTTGACTTTTGATCTACAGTATTTCTATTCGATGCGGACTGATATTTTAACACCAAAGCAGGCCTCAGTACCCAAATATACAGGATTGACTTTGCCCGATCAGAATATCGGCGAGATTTCAAACAGAGGGATTGAGAGTAGCCTGCTATATCGTAATAAGGTTGATGATTTTAGTTATTCTATTGGCGGAAATTTCACTTTTGTACGCAATAAGATTCATTTCTTTGATGAGGCACAAAATACACCGGAATGGCAGCGTAGAACAAACCACAGCATAGATTCCTGGTTGGTTTACAAAACCGATGGTATCTACCAGAATCAGGCCGAAATAGATGCTTCTCCACATTTATTGAATACCAAACCTGGTGATATCAAGTATGTTGATGTTGACGACGATAAAAAAATTACAAGTAATGATATGGTCCGGATTTACGAAAGTCCGATACCCGAAATTACCTACGGCATTACCATGGGGACGAAATGGAAAAATTTCGATTTGAATATCCTATGGTCGGGGCAGGGCAGGGCGAAACAGATCATCAAACCAGGGAGCTACAATAGAGATGTGACATATTTTGAAAATAGATGGACCTCAGAAGCGGAAACGCCGAATGCACTATATCCCAGAGCTTTTGATCGCGATGATACGTTTAATTCCATGAACTCGACATTCTGGTTAAAAAATGCCTCTTTCTTAAGACTGAAAAATGTAGAACTGGCTTACTCACTATCACCAGCCATGCTCGAAAAGATCAAGATGAAAAATCTGCGCGTCTTTATTAGCGGTTTCAATCTCTTTTCCATCGACCAGATCAAAATCCAGGATCCTGAAGGGATACAAGCTGGTGGCATGTATTATCCACAGCAGCGGATTTATAGTGTGGGGATGAATTTAAGTTTTTAA
- a CDS encoding FecR domain-containing protein yields the protein MFSSEEEYFLFLANRLLEGTLTAEERSVLDDLLRADENKRQLIAFLESEQEERQNIEAEIIYEKSKPIELVADRDSNVHPFLNYKKIKIISIAASVLMVFGLLTFWSIKRDKEVNIDSEWQTIATGKGERKSIKLSDGSEVWLNNESTLRLKSGFGKTDRVLQLIGEGYFSIAKNPNLPLTIKTAHAEVLVLGTKFNLRAIPDENITTTSLIEGKVQLKVVENKQTKTYELLPGNKISVINSVLEPSHNKSKHAVIQQQVAFEKLDIVETEATETLWMKNRLVLKGDDFNTVARKMERWFGKPVVIKTERLAEQHVTGIFEETTSEEFLDMIKRTGIKLNYYTLNDTLYVK from the coding sequence ATGTTTTCATCTGAAGAAGAATACTTTTTATTTTTAGCCAATCGATTGCTTGAAGGAACTCTCACAGCAGAGGAAAGGAGTGTTTTGGATGATTTACTGCGAGCAGATGAAAATAAAAGACAACTAATTGCCTTCTTGGAAAGTGAGCAGGAGGAACGGCAAAATATCGAGGCCGAGATTATCTATGAAAAGTCAAAACCTATAGAATTGGTTGCCGATAGGGATTCTAATGTCCACCCCTTTTTAAATTACAAAAAAATAAAAATAATATCCATTGCAGCTAGTGTTTTGATGGTATTTGGATTGTTGACTTTTTGGTCTATAAAAAGAGACAAAGAGGTAAATATTGATTCAGAATGGCAAACAATTGCTACAGGAAAGGGAGAACGTAAATCGATCAAATTAAGTGATGGATCTGAGGTCTGGCTTAATAATGAAAGCACCCTGCGACTGAAAAGTGGATTTGGGAAAACTGACAGGGTATTGCAATTAATAGGGGAGGGCTACTTCTCGATTGCCAAGAATCCAAATTTGCCTTTGACCATTAAGACAGCGCACGCAGAGGTACTCGTACTGGGTACTAAATTTAATCTCCGTGCAATTCCAGATGAAAATATAACAACGACTTCGCTAATTGAAGGTAAGGTACAACTGAAAGTCGTGGAGAATAAGCAAACAAAAACCTATGAACTCCTGCCGGGAAACAAAATCTCTGTGATTAATTCGGTGCTGGAACCAAGCCATAATAAAAGCAAGCATGCTGTTATACAGCAGCAGGTAGCTTTTGAAAAACTTGATATAGTCGAGACTGAAGCTACGGAAACACTCTGGATGAAGAACCGTCTGGTGCTTAAAGGTGATGATTTTAATACCGTTGCCCGAAAGATGGAACGTTGGTTTGGAAAACCTGTTGTTATCAAAACAGAGCGATTGGCGGAACAGCATGTCACTGGTATATTCGAAGAAACAACGAGCGAGGAATTCTTGGATATGATCAAGCGAACCGGCATAAAACTAAATTACTATACCCTAAATGATACACTTTATGTAAAGTAA
- a CDS encoding sigma-70 family RNA polymerase sigma factor, whose translation MYLKPLSEENKRNIAIHRDENSFKAYFLANYGVLKSNAFSFIKDKQLAEDVVSEVLWKIWYLGPDLMNIVSLESYLLRAIKNKCLNLLRVRQLVLTDGIEYQDTLIDRNTPEDILISTESIQRIQQAVECLPPKTKEAFKLVKEEKKTYLETAETMGISKKTVDRHIQIALGKLWACMKEKK comes from the coding sequence ATGTATTTGAAACCTTTATCCGAAGAAAATAAGAGGAATATTGCTATTCATCGAGATGAGAACTCTTTTAAGGCCTATTTTTTGGCTAATTATGGGGTGCTAAAAAGTAATGCATTTTCTTTTATAAAAGATAAACAATTGGCTGAAGATGTAGTTTCTGAAGTACTTTGGAAAATCTGGTACTTAGGACCGGATCTTATGAATATCGTGAGTCTCGAAAGCTACCTCCTTCGGGCGATCAAAAATAAATGCCTGAACCTGCTCCGGGTTCGTCAGCTCGTACTAACAGATGGCATTGAATATCAAGATACATTAATCGATCGCAATACACCTGAAGATATATTGATATCTACCGAAAGCATCCAACGCATCCAACAGGCTGTAGAATGTTTGCCGCCAAAAACAAAAGAAGCGTTTAAATTGGTGAAGGAAGAAAAGAAGACGTATTTGGAGACTGCGGAAACGATGGGAATATCTAAAAAAACTGTAGATAGACATATTCAAATAGCCCTTGGAAAACTATGGGCCTGCATGAAAGAAAAAAAATAA
- a CDS encoding transglutaminase-like domain-containing protein — MKLRSLFFALSVSLFNLCLAQPADTRTNAKQDDKPLEIALSKAGKNRASLEKVLKDVPKNMKEGAVFLISYMPQRDLESLSSDFLLRNIELAYRAKEKFPWTKQLPDSIFLNEVLPYAVLNENRDEWREELFNRFSKYVESCKTLREAIAAVNKNIRDEVMVDYNTKRKRPDQSPAESIDQGMASCSGLSILLTDAFRAVGIPSRVAGTLNWFDNRGNHNWCEVWIDGKWYFTEYYPDKELNRSWFLADAGKADASNREHAIYASSFKAAETYFPLAWDTNLKYVNGVNVTPTYKALYNEQQQQINIDNKHTAIYVIAYESKDKTTPEDRKKCNIDIFQGKDQVGGGSTKDARQDANDRLQFAVEKNKIYTLKYNNKQGTVEKQVKVENDPMTVTIFLD, encoded by the coding sequence ATGAAACTACGCTCTTTATTTTTTGCCCTATCGGTATCACTTTTTAACTTATGTCTAGCGCAGCCAGCAGATACGCGCACCAATGCTAAACAGGATGACAAACCTCTTGAAATAGCCCTTTCCAAAGCAGGGAAAAATAGGGCTTCATTGGAAAAAGTGCTCAAAGACGTGCCCAAAAATATGAAGGAAGGTGCAGTCTTCTTAATTTCCTATATGCCACAACGGGATCTGGAATCCTTAAGCAGTGATTTTTTATTACGCAATATTGAATTGGCCTATCGGGCAAAAGAGAAGTTCCCCTGGACAAAGCAGCTCCCTGATTCTATTTTTTTAAATGAGGTATTGCCTTATGCCGTGCTCAATGAAAATCGGGACGAATGGCGTGAAGAACTCTTTAATAGGTTTTCAAAGTATGTGGAGTCTTGTAAGACGCTCCGTGAAGCTATAGCCGCTGTCAATAAAAATATTCGGGACGAAGTTATGGTTGATTATAACACAAAAAGAAAACGGCCGGATCAATCTCCCGCGGAATCCATTGATCAAGGGATGGCTTCCTGTAGTGGGCTGTCAATCTTGTTGACTGATGCATTTCGTGCAGTGGGTATTCCATCCAGGGTAGCGGGAACCTTAAACTGGTTTGACAATCGTGGAAATCACAACTGGTGTGAGGTCTGGATAGATGGAAAATGGTATTTTACAGAATATTACCCCGATAAAGAGCTGAATCGTTCTTGGTTCTTAGCGGATGCGGGCAAAGCGGATGCAAGTAACCGGGAGCATGCCATTTATGCTTCTTCTTTCAAAGCGGCAGAAACATACTTTCCTTTAGCTTGGGATACAAACTTGAAATATGTGAATGGGGTGAATGTAACGCCTACTTATAAAGCTTTATATAACGAGCAGCAGCAACAAATTAACATAGACAATAAGCATACGGCAATTTATGTTATTGCTTACGAAAGTAAGGACAAGACCACACCCGAAGATCGGAAAAAGTGTAATATCGATATCTTTCAAGGGAAGGATCAAGTAGGCGGAGGTTCTACCAAAGATGCAAGACAAGATGCAAACGACAGGTTGCAGTTTGCAGTAGAAAAAAACAAAATTTATACGCTTAAATATAATAATAAACAAGGTACAGTGGAAAAGCAGGTGAAGGTAGAGAATGATCCTATGACAGTAACCATTTTCCTTGATTAG
- a CDS encoding TonB-dependent receptor codes for MKRSLLGLILSLGLVGATQLDVSAQSKGVHGRVKTKDGAAIESATVTITTLGRSTSTARDGSFHFPDLPDGTYTIRIKSIGNAVEEQTITVKDGKAQAVHVAMNISESQLEQVEVFGYNSHNNKTVNVGKAGIIDKDLPQSVQIINKQIITDQQVNRLSDALKNANGVAMGANRGGVNENFYARGYSLGANNIFKNGARTNNGGSIEASTLESVEILKGSAALLYGGVSGGAVVNLVTKKPKFFYGGEASMRVGSYDFYKPTVDVYGPISNKVAFRMIGTYEKAGSFRDQVKSKRTYVNPSVLYKISEQTDLNFTFDYLKSDFTPDFGIGSVDGKLNQSVGRNTFLNVPWAYNNTNTSNGQINFNHRFNESWNLNAIASYQTYDRDYYGSDRIQADKNGIAPRNLTRSKSNEFTANQQLNLTGIVKTGSIKHKILVGADADQSHSNVYAFFMEGINYYDDKKVLKANAYDSIYVFNPSQTAQHMASGRGLRSDIPGADLLTKTTTDIYRYGVFLQDLIELNEKFKVLAGIRYSYQRTPNSERFTYKENKTEDVITKDGQGNPMGAKVDKAWSPKFGLIYQPIPSSSIYITYANNFTSNSGYDINYQPLAPSIIDQYEAGIKNDFFNGRLSANLAWYRINNNKFAQQLLLKPDGSENGDANMKEFSGKTASEGLEAEVTGTLLPGLNVTAGYSYNYMRYTHTNPISSYTTTVGNDTKTVEISGSEENVRLVGTTAHTANGTVFYTFQQGTVKGLKLGFSSFYTGRRNAGWNNTKVNIRDGVNRLISVSPFTTIDFSAGYSYKNWSILGKLSNINNAFNYYIHENYSVNPIPPRSFMATLSYKFEKR; via the coding sequence ATGAAAAGATCTCTTCTGGGGCTTATCTTAAGTCTGGGATTGGTAGGTGCGACACAATTGGATGTGTCGGCGCAAAGCAAGGGGGTACATGGACGCGTCAAAACCAAAGATGGCGCAGCGATCGAGTCAGCTACAGTAACCATTACAACACTTGGTAGATCAACTTCCACCGCCCGTGATGGCAGTTTTCATTTCCCCGATCTTCCGGATGGGACCTATACCATTCGAATCAAGAGCATAGGCAACGCTGTGGAAGAACAAACAATAACTGTTAAAGATGGTAAAGCGCAGGCAGTTCATGTAGCGATGAATATTTCTGAGTCGCAATTAGAGCAGGTTGAAGTATTTGGGTATAATTCCCATAATAATAAAACGGTCAATGTTGGAAAAGCTGGTATTATTGATAAAGACTTGCCGCAAAGTGTGCAGATTATTAATAAGCAGATCATTACCGATCAACAAGTCAACAGATTGAGCGATGCGCTCAAAAATGCGAATGGTGTAGCCATGGGTGCAAATCGTGGTGGTGTAAATGAAAACTTCTATGCGAGAGGTTACAGCTTGGGAGCAAACAATATCTTTAAAAATGGCGCGCGTACAAATAATGGTGGTTCAATAGAAGCCAGTACATTAGAGTCCGTTGAAATCCTTAAAGGAAGTGCTGCTTTACTATATGGTGGTGTATCCGGCGGTGCGGTCGTTAATCTGGTTACCAAAAAGCCTAAGTTCTTCTATGGCGGAGAAGCTTCAATGCGTGTAGGTAGTTATGACTTTTATAAACCTACAGTCGATGTTTATGGCCCAATTTCAAATAAAGTCGCATTTCGCATGATAGGCACCTATGAAAAGGCTGGAAGCTTTAGAGATCAGGTAAAGTCAAAACGAACTTATGTAAACCCATCCGTATTGTATAAGATCTCCGAGCAAACGGATCTAAACTTTACATTTGATTACTTGAAAAGTGATTTCACACCCGACTTTGGAATAGGGAGTGTAGACGGCAAATTAAATCAATCTGTCGGAAGAAATACATTCTTAAATGTACCTTGGGCTTATAACAATACAAATACCTCAAACGGTCAGATCAATTTTAATCATAGATTTAACGAATCTTGGAATTTAAATGCGATCGCAAGCTATCAAACCTATGATCGTGACTATTATGGTTCTGATCGCATCCAAGCGGATAAAAATGGGATTGCTCCCAGAAATTTGACAAGATCCAAATCAAACGAATTTACAGCCAACCAGCAGTTAAATTTAACCGGTATTGTAAAAACAGGTTCTATTAAGCATAAAATTCTAGTCGGTGCCGATGCAGATCAATCGCATTCAAATGTATATGCGTTTTTTATGGAGGGGATTAATTATTATGATGACAAAAAAGTATTAAAGGCGAATGCTTACGATTCGATTTATGTTTTCAATCCGAGTCAAACAGCCCAGCATATGGCTTCAGGCCGTGGATTGAGATCCGATATCCCCGGGGCTGATTTGTTGACAAAAACCACAACAGATATCTATCGATACGGTGTATTTCTACAGGATTTAATCGAACTGAATGAGAAGTTTAAAGTTTTGGCCGGAATACGCTATTCGTATCAGCGTACGCCTAATTCTGAGCGATTTACTTACAAAGAAAATAAAACAGAAGACGTTATTACGAAAGATGGACAAGGGAATCCAATGGGAGCCAAAGTTGATAAAGCATGGTCACCTAAATTCGGCTTGATTTATCAGCCAATACCTTCATCAAGTATATATATCACTTATGCAAATAATTTCACCTCAAACTCCGGCTACGATATCAACTATCAACCTCTGGCACCATCAATAATTGATCAATATGAAGCCGGTATCAAGAATGATTTTTTCAATGGTCGTTTATCTGCGAATCTTGCCTGGTATAGAATCAATAACAACAAATTCGCTCAGCAGCTGCTACTGAAACCGGATGGCTCTGAAAACGGCGATGCCAACATGAAGGAATTTTCCGGAAAAACAGCTTCGGAGGGTCTAGAAGCTGAAGTAACGGGAACATTATTACCAGGTCTAAATGTGACAGCAGGTTATTCCTATAACTATATGCGTTATACCCATACAAATCCAATTTCAAGCTATACAACAACAGTCGGAAATGACACAAAAACTGTAGAAATTTCTGGAAGTGAGGAAAACGTACGTTTAGTGGGTACCACTGCTCATACCGCAAATGGAACAGTATTTTATACTTTTCAACAAGGAACTGTCAAAGGATTAAAACTGGGCTTCTCTTCTTTTTATACTGGGAGACGTAATGCCGGATGGAACAATACGAAAGTAAATATCCGAGATGGTGTAAATCGTCTAATTTCTGTCAGTCCCTTTACCACAATTGACTTTTCCGCCGGATACAGTTATAAAAATTGGAGTATTCTTGGAAAATTGTCCAATATCAACAATGCATTTAATTATTACATCCACGAAAACTATAGTGTAAACCCTATCCCACCACGTAGTTTTATGGCAACGCTTTCGTATAAATTCGAGAAAAGATAG